In Parasegetibacter sp. NRK P23, a single genomic region encodes these proteins:
- a CDS encoding RtcB family protein has product MEKKITGETLKDAGFKEGKILGMILELSHQFATLETETLMALLTKLNQHPENFLDDPVWGAVAAAMVEEANGPVSNEIPLIDNAAGFAVYGEAFIEPGAHAQMSTAMKLPVTVAGALMPDAHQGYGLPIGGVLATRNAVIPYGVGVDIGCRMALSITDIPVDFFLENQAKFKRELIAQTKFGAGNGFRGKEMAEHAVLESEVFREIKTAAALKDKAATQLGTSGGGNHFAEWGIMEFAAQDEAMGIAKGKYLAFLTHSGSRGLGATIAGHYTRLAKELCVLPKEAANLAYLDLDTEAGQEYWLAMNLAGDYASACHAVIHQKMLHAVGAQLLGKVENHHNFAWKENLNGEEVIVHRKGATPAGKGVMGIIPGSMTAPGFLVRGKGETQAVFSASHGAGRRMSRTQAFKSITKQEMRDVLKAHGVTLIGAGLDEAPMAYKDIHQVMSAQTGLVDVVANFVPKMVRMADDGSRED; this is encoded by the coding sequence ATGGAAAAGAAAATCACCGGCGAAACCCTTAAAGACGCCGGATTTAAAGAAGGAAAGATACTCGGAATGATCCTGGAGCTTTCCCACCAGTTTGCAACACTGGAAACTGAAACGTTGATGGCCCTTTTGACCAAACTGAATCAACACCCGGAAAACTTTCTCGATGATCCCGTTTGGGGAGCCGTTGCCGCCGCTATGGTGGAAGAAGCGAACGGTCCGGTTTCGAACGAGATTCCACTTATTGATAACGCTGCCGGATTCGCTGTTTACGGAGAAGCATTCATAGAACCCGGTGCCCATGCGCAGATGAGCACCGCCATGAAATTACCCGTTACGGTTGCCGGCGCCCTGATGCCCGATGCCCACCAGGGTTATGGGTTACCTATCGGCGGCGTATTAGCGACACGGAACGCGGTTATTCCTTATGGTGTAGGCGTGGACATCGGTTGCCGGATGGCCTTATCCATTACAGATATTCCAGTTGATTTCTTCCTGGAAAACCAGGCGAAGTTCAAACGTGAACTGATTGCGCAAACGAAGTTCGGTGCCGGAAACGGTTTCCGGGGGAAAGAAATGGCCGAACATGCGGTGCTGGAAAGTGAAGTGTTCCGGGAAATCAAAACAGCGGCTGCTTTGAAAGATAAGGCCGCCACGCAACTGGGTACTTCAGGCGGAGGGAATCACTTTGCTGAATGGGGGATCATGGAATTCGCAGCGCAAGACGAAGCCATGGGGATAGCGAAAGGGAAATACCTCGCTTTCCTGACGCACTCGGGTTCCCGTGGTCTTGGGGCCACCATCGCGGGACATTACACGCGGCTGGCAAAAGAACTGTGCGTGCTGCCCAAAGAAGCGGCCAACCTGGCCTACCTTGATCTTGACACAGAAGCAGGGCAGGAATACTGGCTGGCCATGAACCTGGCGGGCGATTACGCTTCCGCCTGCCATGCGGTGATCCACCAGAAAATGCTGCATGCCGTTGGTGCGCAGTTGCTTGGAAAAGTGGAGAACCACCACAACTTCGCCTGGAAAGAAAACCTGAACGGGGAAGAAGTGATCGTGCACCGGAAAGGCGCCACCCCTGCGGGAAAGGGGGTGATGGGGATTATCCCCGGAAGTATGACCGCGCCCGGTTTCCTGGTGCGCGGTAAAGGAGAAACGCAGGCAGTTTTTTCCGCCTCCCACGGCGCCGGTCGCCGGATGAGCCGAACCCAGGCTTTCAAAAGCATCACCAAACAGGAGATGCGCGATGTGCTGAAGGCGCACGGCGTTACTTTAATAGGCGCGGGTTTGGATGAAGCACCCATGGCTTACAAAGACATCCATCAAGTGATGAGTGCACAGACCGGATTGGTGGATGTGGTCGCGAACTTTGTTCCTAAAATGGTGCGTATGGCCGACGATGGGAGCAGAGAAGATTAG
- a CDS encoding FecR family protein, whose translation MTKKELFDIIDRVLDGKGTIREEEMLVNFLGSFQQDELTWNEPEWGSKKDFEAGMAGRIKQAVAQQQREVSVPKMPGRVRKGYFVRRWWVAASILFAMLVGAYWWTSYNSKLAAPAVAGNSLPVVPGSNGAVLTLADGSKVLLDSIQQAVVALQGGATASVVNGELVYEGTGNEVVYNTMTTPKGRQFNMTLADGTRVWLNAASSIRYPTVFSGKERRVEVSGEAYFEVAKNAAMPFKVQVKDVAEVEVLGTHFNLNAYENEASINTTLLEGSVKVNGTIIRPGQQAQVMANSPETKVVQRADIEQVMAWKNGIFRFQDADLKQVMKQLERWYDIEVKYEGAIPDIHLQGKMDRGVALEDVMRFLADYNIATRLENRTLIISKNR comes from the coding sequence GTGACAAAAAAAGAACTATTTGATATCATAGACAGGGTGCTGGACGGCAAAGGCACCATCCGGGAAGAAGAAATGCTGGTGAACTTCCTGGGAAGTTTTCAGCAGGATGAACTCACCTGGAACGAACCGGAATGGGGCAGCAAAAAGGATTTTGAAGCAGGAATGGCCGGAAGAATCAAACAGGCTGTTGCGCAGCAACAGCGGGAAGTGTCTGTTCCCAAAATGCCCGGTCGCGTGCGGAAAGGTTACTTCGTTCGTCGTTGGTGGGTGGCCGCTTCAATCCTGTTCGCGATGCTTGTTGGTGCATATTGGTGGACGAGCTACAACAGCAAGCTGGCTGCCCCTGCCGTTGCTGGGAATTCATTGCCGGTTGTTCCCGGAAGCAACGGGGCGGTGCTGACGTTGGCCGATGGATCGAAGGTTTTGCTGGACAGTATTCAGCAAGCTGTTGTCGCTTTGCAGGGAGGCGCCACCGCCAGCGTGGTTAACGGCGAACTGGTATATGAGGGAACCGGCAACGAAGTGGTGTACAATACCATGACCACCCCGAAAGGACGCCAGTTCAATATGACACTTGCCGATGGCACAAGGGTGTGGTTGAACGCGGCCAGCTCCATCCGCTATCCCACCGTGTTCTCCGGGAAGGAACGAAGGGTGGAAGTGAGCGGTGAAGCTTATTTTGAAGTGGCGAAAAATGCCGCGATGCCTTTTAAAGTGCAGGTGAAGGATGTTGCGGAAGTAGAAGTGCTTGGTACACATTTTAACCTGAACGCTTATGAGAACGAAGCATCCATTAATACCACTTTGCTGGAGGGCAGCGTGAAAGTGAACGGCACCATTATACGGCCCGGACAACAGGCACAGGTAATGGCAAACAGCCCGGAAACAAAAGTGGTGCAACGGGCCGATATTGAACAGGTGATGGCCTGGAAGAATGGCATATTCCGGTTCCAGGACGCCGATTTAAAACAGGTAATGAAACAACTGGAAAGATGGTATGATATTGAGGTGAAGTATGAAGGTGCAATACCCGATATACACCTGCAGGGGAAAATGGACAGAGGGGTTGCGCTGGAAGATGTAATGCGTTTTTTAGCTGATTATAACATTGCCACAAGGCTTGAAAACAGAACGCTTATTATTTCAAAAAACAGGTAA
- a CDS encoding RNA polymerase sigma factor yields MQPNTNLPSDEAALLLQLKRGDENALDVIYRKYWEGLFFYSYHLLKDKHACEDVIQDLFVRLWENREQLDVRLSLKAYLYASCRYALYKLIRKEQVREDIFDAIYERLHTETAYGNLEHKELVQQINVIVNGLPPKCREVYELSRKENLSYKEIGERLGISVKTVENHINRALKELKQSLGGLVSTGLLVWLLGK; encoded by the coding sequence ATGCAACCCAACACCAACCTCCCATCCGATGAGGCGGCGCTGCTCCTGCAACTGAAGCGCGGAGACGAAAACGCCCTGGATGTTATATACCGTAAATATTGGGAGGGGTTGTTCTTTTATTCCTACCATTTGCTGAAAGACAAACACGCTTGCGAAGACGTGATCCAGGATCTTTTTGTGCGTTTATGGGAGAACCGCGAACAACTCGATGTGCGCCTTTCCCTGAAAGCATACCTGTACGCATCGTGCAGGTACGCCCTCTACAAACTCATCAGGAAGGAACAGGTGAGGGAAGACATCTTTGACGCCATCTATGAAAGGCTGCATACGGAAACCGCTTATGGTAACCTGGAACACAAAGAATTGGTGCAGCAAATCAATGTGATCGTTAACGGACTTCCGCCAAAGTGCCGCGAAGTATACGAACTGAGCAGGAAAGAAAACCTGAGTTACAAAGAGATTGGTGAACGCCTGGGCATTTCCGTAAAAACCGTGGAGAACCATATCAACCGGGCTTTGAAAGAATTGAAACAGTCGCTTGGCGGATTGGTCAGCACCGGACTGCTGGTATGGCTGCTGGGAAAATAG
- a CDS encoding nucleotidyl transferase AbiEii/AbiGii toxin family protein: protein MIKEWIQEYQPANRVEAEAALREIMQEVALAGLQRAGLFEKAAFYGGTALRIFYGLNRFSEDLDFSLLEAEPDFSFEPYFNSIVTEFQAIGMQVSVKEKKKSVQSGIDSAFLKSETIWKELVLENIIPQAGVQLSPGIKIKLEVDKAPPPGFETEEKLLLRPFSFYVKCFTLPDLFAGKMHALLFRKWKQRVKGRDWYDLEWYIRKNIPVNLHHFMLRARDTGDWKTDSITREELVRLLKEKSDQVSFSQVKEDIVRFIPDPSVLDIWSAQYFKDLAEKIKIS, encoded by the coding sequence ATGATCAAAGAATGGATACAGGAATACCAACCGGCCAACAGGGTTGAGGCGGAAGCCGCTTTGCGCGAGATCATGCAGGAAGTGGCGCTGGCTGGTTTGCAGCGGGCGGGGCTCTTCGAAAAAGCCGCTTTTTATGGCGGTACGGCGCTGCGGATATTTTATGGGTTGAACCGGTTTTCAGAGGATCTTGATTTCTCGCTGCTGGAAGCTGAACCCGACTTCTCTTTTGAACCCTATTTCAATAGCATTGTAACGGAGTTTCAGGCCATAGGTATGCAAGTTAGCGTGAAAGAGAAAAAAAAATCAGTTCAGTCGGGGATTGATTCCGCCTTCCTGAAATCAGAAACGATCTGGAAAGAACTGGTGTTGGAAAACATCATTCCACAGGCAGGCGTTCAGTTGTCGCCAGGCATCAAAATAAAACTGGAAGTGGATAAGGCCCCACCACCAGGGTTTGAAACAGAAGAAAAACTATTGCTGCGTCCATTTTCATTTTATGTAAAATGCTTTACCCTGCCAGATCTGTTTGCTGGAAAAATGCACGCCCTTTTATTCAGAAAATGGAAGCAACGGGTAAAAGGAAGAGATTGGTACGACCTTGAATGGTATATACGGAAGAATATACCTGTTAACCTGCATCATTTTATGCTGAGAGCAAGGGATACCGGGGATTGGAAGACCGACTCCATCACCCGGGAAGAACTGGTGCGGCTGCTGAAAGAAAAATCAGACCAGGTTTCGTTTTCCCAGGTAAAGGAAGATATCGTCCGCTTCATTCCCGATCCTTCAGTACTTGATATCTGGAGTGCTCAATACTTCAAGGATCTTGCTGAAAAAATAAAAATAAGCTGA
- a CDS encoding SusC/RagA family TonB-linked outer membrane protein, whose amino-acid sequence MKLTFILTMLAFLNVSAESFSQTVSYSGKNVTLETVFTEVENQTGYFFLYPKNALVGARKLRLNVSNMPLVDFLNMVFKDQPLKYSIASKTINVSPLKARVTEGKPSDSSLMEAPQPVSGRVVDSLGNPVAGASVRLMPGNKGTSSDLDGTFLLSNVSPGNYTLEISLVGHRRISREIVVAGNEPLTVGNLLLRPNPEAMVEVQVVNTGYQNLPKERATGSFSTVSNKQLELRPTLNILDRLEGFAGGVSFHRNSVDQQPRVVVRGRSTIYSNDQPLYVVDGFPIEGDISNINPNDVESITILKDAAASSIWGVRAANGVVVIVTKKGSFNQKPVVKMRSHLMVAQQPDLFYLPFMATPDYVNLEKSWFEDGRFDNYFNQPPLQRIPLSPVVQTLFDVQNGVISAAQGDAELKRLSGIDLRNQYSDEFYRNRVQQQHVLNIQGGSEWMRYFFSAGYDKELSAERGNGLDRITMRADNAIKLSSRLDLNVGVNLAWTKNEANGLGLFGLQGESPMSLGSTLTTQYAYLPYQELRDAAGNALSAPRDISEEYNNYLQGFGMQDWSYRPADEPRFRNNTTRGQDTRITVGLAYRLHKNLTADLKYQFEGNFSENKDIRSPESYYARNIANTFSQIMPDSSGVMNYVPVGGVLLNNHGKRGSNTFRGQMNYTNEWGSDHALALIGGMELRDILYQTSRNTYYGYNDRTLLSVDIDQSGYFPHLIYNFPVPLAFAGAMQDQMRQIQNRYASFYSNASYTFRHKYTVSASGRMDKSSLFGVSPRDRNVPLWSAGAAWDVLQEPFLNAPLLSRFKLRATYGFNGNVSPAQSAFPIAEASIDPMTNQPTANITSPANPLLQWEKVSQLNLGIDFGIAGNKLSGSVEWFSKSGRDLLGDHFLDPSSGFATIRSNVAAMRGKGFDVELNYHTGKTVTFNSRLIFSHAKDKVTAIATVETNDMFGGTQNFMNADRNVMPILNRPVYSIYSYKWAGLDNQGNPQLFDEKGNIGDYATILASLPPDQLVYNGPVQPTYFGGWNNNVGWKGFNLSATVTYKFGHKFRRSSINYYALNAIGIGRGTGHSDYALRWQQPGDELITNVPSAADYNSYDFNRDEAYRFADILVENAAHIRLKDVTLSYDLPAAIVKKGVLKSVQLYVYLDNVGILWRANKHGIDPDFVPLGFSNYLPIPFSCTGGIKVDL is encoded by the coding sequence ATGAAGCTAACATTTATCCTCACCATGCTGGCTTTTCTGAATGTGAGCGCCGAAAGCTTCTCGCAAACAGTGAGTTACTCCGGGAAGAACGTAACGCTGGAAACCGTATTCACGGAAGTGGAAAATCAAACTGGTTATTTTTTTCTATATCCTAAAAACGCGCTGGTCGGTGCCAGGAAACTCCGGCTGAACGTCAGCAACATGCCACTGGTCGATTTCCTGAACATGGTTTTCAAAGATCAGCCGCTGAAATACAGCATTGCCAGTAAAACAATCAATGTATCACCCTTAAAAGCAAGGGTTACAGAAGGGAAGCCATCTGATTCGTCGCTGATGGAAGCGCCGCAACCTGTTTCAGGGAGGGTGGTCGACTCTTTGGGGAACCCGGTTGCCGGTGCTTCGGTAAGGCTTATGCCTGGCAACAAAGGGACTTCCAGCGATCTGGACGGAACATTTCTTCTCAGCAATGTATCTCCAGGGAACTATACCCTGGAAATATCGCTGGTAGGGCATAGGCGCATCAGCAGAGAGATCGTGGTGGCGGGCAATGAGCCGCTCACGGTGGGTAACCTGTTGCTGCGACCGAACCCGGAAGCGATGGTGGAAGTGCAGGTCGTGAACACAGGCTACCAGAATCTTCCGAAAGAAAGGGCCACCGGCTCGTTCAGTACGGTTTCCAACAAACAACTGGAACTGCGGCCAACGCTCAATATACTGGATAGATTAGAAGGATTTGCAGGTGGCGTTTCCTTTCACCGGAACAGTGTAGATCAGCAGCCCAGGGTAGTAGTCCGGGGCAGAAGCACGATCTATTCCAATGATCAGCCCCTGTATGTGGTAGATGGATTTCCTATTGAAGGAGACATCAGCAATATCAATCCTAACGATGTGGAAAGCATTACCATTCTTAAAGATGCGGCGGCCTCCTCCATCTGGGGGGTACGTGCGGCAAACGGTGTGGTGGTGATTGTTACCAAAAAAGGATCGTTCAACCAGAAGCCGGTGGTTAAAATGCGCAGCCACCTCATGGTGGCGCAGCAACCGGATCTTTTCTACCTGCCTTTTATGGCTACCCCGGATTATGTAAACCTGGAGAAGTCCTGGTTCGAAGATGGGCGCTTCGATAATTATTTCAACCAACCTCCCCTTCAGCGGATTCCTTTGTCGCCAGTGGTTCAAACTTTGTTTGATGTGCAAAACGGTGTTATTTCCGCCGCGCAGGGAGATGCTGAATTAAAAAGGTTAAGCGGTATTGATCTGAGAAATCAGTATTCAGATGAGTTTTACCGCAACCGCGTGCAACAACAGCATGTGTTGAACATACAGGGTGGCAGCGAATGGATGCGTTACTTTTTTTCAGCTGGTTATGACAAAGAATTAAGTGCGGAAAGGGGCAATGGATTGGATCGGATTACCATGCGTGCTGATAACGCCATCAAACTATCTTCACGGCTGGACCTGAATGTTGGGGTGAACCTGGCCTGGACGAAGAATGAGGCCAACGGCCTGGGGCTTTTCGGTCTTCAGGGAGAATCGCCTATGTCGCTCGGTTCCACACTTACAACGCAGTATGCCTACCTTCCGTACCAGGAACTTAGAGATGCGGCCGGAAACGCCCTGTCGGCACCCAGAGACATCTCTGAAGAATACAACAACTACCTGCAGGGCTTTGGTATGCAGGACTGGAGTTACCGTCCGGCCGATGAACCCCGTTTCCGCAACAATACTACCCGGGGACAAGATACACGCATCACCGTTGGATTGGCCTACCGCCTCCACAAGAACCTGACGGCCGATCTTAAATATCAGTTCGAAGGAAACTTCTCTGAAAACAAAGACATACGCAGCCCTGAATCCTACTATGCCCGCAATATCGCGAATACGTTCAGCCAGATAATGCCCGACAGCAGCGGCGTCATGAATTATGTGCCGGTGGGCGGCGTATTGCTCAACAACCATGGCAAACGTGGCTCAAACACCTTCCGCGGACAAATGAACTATACCAACGAATGGGGATCCGATCACGCACTGGCCTTAATTGGCGGGATGGAACTCCGCGATATTCTTTACCAGACTTCCAGAAACACCTACTATGGTTACAACGACCGTACATTGCTTTCTGTAGATATAGATCAGTCTGGCTACTTCCCCCATTTGATATACAATTTCCCGGTTCCTTTAGCATTCGCGGGCGCTATGCAGGATCAGATGAGGCAAATCCAAAACCGCTATGCCTCTTTTTACAGCAATGCCTCTTATACCTTCCGCCACAAATACACCGTTTCGGCCAGTGGGCGTATGGATAAATCAAGTTTGTTTGGGGTAAGCCCCAGGGATAGAAATGTACCGCTTTGGTCGGCAGGCGCTGCGTGGGATGTGCTGCAGGAGCCATTCTTAAACGCGCCATTACTATCCAGGTTTAAACTGCGTGCCACTTATGGTTTCAATGGAAACGTGAGCCCGGCACAATCGGCTTTCCCCATTGCCGAAGCCAGTATTGATCCCATGACCAATCAGCCAACGGCCAACATTACCTCCCCGGCCAATCCGTTGCTGCAATGGGAAAAAGTGAGCCAGCTGAACCTGGGCATTGATTTCGGTATCGCAGGCAATAAATTATCCGGTAGCGTGGAATGGTTCAGCAAATCCGGCCGCGACCTGCTGGGCGATCACTTCCTGGACCCATCCAGCGGTTTCGCCACCATCCGCTCTAACGTGGCAGCTATGCGGGGAAAGGGTTTCGATGTTGAACTGAATTACCATACCGGTAAAACCGTCACCTTCAATTCAAGATTGATCTTCAGCCATGCCAAAGACAAAGTAACCGCTATCGCCACCGTTGAAACCAATGATATGTTTGGCGGTACCCAAAACTTTATGAATGCCGACCGCAACGTAATGCCCATACTCAACAGGCCGGTGTATTCCATATACAGTTATAAATGGGCTGGGCTCGACAACCAGGGTAATCCACAGTTGTTCGATGAAAAAGGAAATATTGGCGACTATGCCACCATCCTCGCCAGTTTACCCCCCGACCAACTTGTGTACAACGGCCCCGTGCAACCCACCTACTTTGGCGGATGGAACAACAACGTGGGATGGAAAGGGTTTAACCTGAGCGCTACTGTCACCTACAAATTCGGACACAAGTTCAGGAGGTCTTCCATCAATTATTACGCCCTCAACGCCATCGGCATTGGAAGAGGAACAGGACATAGCGACTATGCCCTGAGGTGGCAGCAACCCGGTGATGAACTCATCACCAACGTTCCCTCCGCGGCAGATTACAACAGCTACGATTTTAACAGAGATGAAGCCTACCGCTTCGCAGATATCCTGGTGGAAAATGCAGCCCATATCCGCCTGAAAGATGTAACCCTCTCTTACGACCTGCCGGCCGCTATCGTGAAAAAAGGGGTGCTGAAATCGGTGCAGCTGTATGTATACCTCGACAACGTTGGGATACTCTGGCGGGCCAACAAACATGGCATAGATCCCGATTTTGTACCGCTCGGTTTCTCCAATTACCTGCCCATACCTTTCTCCTGCACCGGAGGTATTAAAGTTGATCTTTAA
- a CDS encoding RagB/SusD family nutrient uptake outer membrane protein — protein sequence MNRKINYILLLSMALMLSACEKFVDIEPKGQLIPSTLADFRMILDQVQKMNFTGSVSELAAGDLYHNDLDFQSITNAFEKNAYTWSKEIYLPNDQATDWNVPYSRIYNANVILEGLEGISSGSETEKNTIKGEALFQRGMALYEVATLYAPLYEAATAGTLKGVPIRTASNVFAISKRPTLQETYDQILKDVELAANLLPAQAKFKSRSSKAAAYGLLARIYLSMSRYDKALENALKQLDIQDELMDYNDLDPFAYPRFPTMNEEVLMHLTIPNFAYSFDYKFPVTESFYNLYDANDLRKTFFFDVEDPGTGVLTITFGGNYGGAWSRFTGLATDETYLIAAECYARDGDYTKALFYLNSLLGKRYVQGTYVPLVSTDETEILEKIILERRKELVARNIRWTDLKRFNRDTRFAMKLQRTVAGQTFELPPNDPRYVFPIPQTVIAATGMDQNPR from the coding sequence ATGAACAGAAAAATAAATTATATACTCCTGCTTTCAATGGCGCTCATGTTAAGCGCCTGCGAAAAATTTGTGGACATTGAACCCAAAGGTCAACTGATCCCCTCAACCCTGGCAGATTTCAGAATGATACTCGACCAGGTACAGAAAATGAATTTTACCGGATCGGTAAGCGAACTGGCCGCGGGAGATTTGTACCACAATGACCTTGATTTCCAAAGCATCACCAACGCCTTCGAAAAGAATGCGTACACCTGGAGCAAAGAGATATACCTGCCCAACGACCAGGCAACAGACTGGAACGTACCTTACAGCCGCATCTACAATGCCAATGTGATCCTGGAAGGATTGGAGGGCATCAGCAGTGGAAGTGAAACAGAAAAAAATACCATAAAGGGGGAGGCCCTTTTTCAGCGCGGGATGGCCTTGTACGAAGTGGCCACGTTGTATGCGCCATTGTACGAGGCCGCCACAGCCGGCACCCTGAAAGGCGTGCCCATAAGAACTGCATCGAATGTGTTTGCCATTTCCAAACGCCCGACACTCCAGGAAACCTACGATCAAATACTGAAAGACGTGGAGCTGGCCGCCAACCTGCTGCCCGCGCAGGCGAAATTCAAATCGCGCTCCTCCAAAGCAGCCGCCTACGGCTTGCTCGCCCGCATTTATCTGAGCATGAGCAGGTACGACAAAGCATTGGAGAATGCCCTGAAACAACTGGATATACAAGACGAATTAATGGATTACAATGACCTTGATCCATTCGCGTATCCCCGTTTTCCCACCATGAATGAGGAGGTACTCATGCATTTGACCATCCCCAATTTTGCGTATAGCTTCGATTATAAATTTCCCGTCACGGAATCATTTTACAATTTGTATGATGCCAACGACCTGCGCAAAACATTTTTCTTTGACGTGGAAGATCCGGGAACCGGAGTGCTTACGATCACATTTGGCGGCAATTATGGTGGCGCATGGTCAAGGTTTACCGGACTGGCAACAGATGAAACATACCTCATTGCCGCTGAATGTTATGCCCGGGATGGCGATTATACCAAGGCACTTTTTTACCTGAACAGCCTGCTCGGAAAAAGATATGTTCAGGGCACTTATGTGCCGCTGGTTTCAACCGATGAAACTGAAATATTGGAAAAGATAATCCTGGAACGCAGGAAAGAACTGGTGGCGCGCAACATCAGGTGGACGGATCTCAAAAGGTTCAACCGCGATACCAGGTTCGCCATGAAATTGCAACGCACCGTTGCAGGACAAACCTTTGAATTGCCGCCCAACGATCCCAGGTATGTATTTCCTATTCCTCAAACGGTGATCGCCGCCACCGGCATGGACCAGAACCCACGTTAA
- a CDS encoding thioredoxin family protein, which yields MSFTFHKALLLAALTICSCAGFSQQKGMVFFEGSWEQLMAEAKQSGKPVFVDVYTTWCGPCKLMAKNIFPQHAVGETYNASFINYKLDAETTEGSVLAKQYNVGAYPTFLYLKNDGELVHKAIGYFPDQQIFIGEAAKALKAVSDPYTVHRMSKEFETGKQDTAFLKMYIAKLSLLEMNNTAPLDAYLNTLSLAEKKQLPALVFLADNVNSIAAKSFDHIMRHKDILFTGDSAHAAKEADMAYKFASLLQQEVEKCLENDSLEQAKKWIGTAQQIPGMPIFFQHFFEAKQIGYFDKAGKVPELIAAVNLFLQEFLPMSVQQVREENQKRYDAFMQPFLTGQYDSTKQEEFDKLKEFMKKSYVEGVADRFFVCASHFYNAVKDKGELKRALHWSTMAAELVPEQEAYRQLREKMATRLEGRTPH from the coding sequence ATGTCATTTACTTTCCATAAAGCGCTGCTACTGGCAGCGCTCACTATCTGCTCCTGCGCGGGATTTTCCCAGCAAAAGGGAATGGTGTTTTTTGAAGGCTCCTGGGAACAACTCATGGCCGAAGCAAAGCAATCGGGGAAACCGGTTTTTGTAGATGTTTACACCACTTGGTGCGGACCCTGCAAATTGATGGCTAAAAATATTTTTCCGCAACATGCGGTGGGCGAAACATATAATGCCTCCTTCATTAATTATAAACTGGATGCGGAAACGACTGAAGGAAGCGTTTTGGCCAAACAATACAATGTAGGGGCATATCCCACTTTCCTGTATCTTAAAAATGATGGCGAACTGGTACACAAGGCCATTGGCTATTTCCCCGATCAGCAGATTTTCATCGGTGAAGCCGCAAAGGCGCTGAAAGCTGTTTCAGATCCATATACGGTTCATAGAATGAGTAAGGAGTTTGAAACCGGCAAGCAGGATACTGCTTTTCTGAAAATGTATATAGCCAAACTTTCGCTGCTGGAAATGAACAATACCGCTCCGCTGGATGCGTACCTGAACACCCTGTCTTTGGCTGAAAAAAAGCAATTGCCCGCGCTTGTATTTTTGGCGGACAATGTAAACAGTATTGCCGCGAAAAGTTTCGATCACATCATGCGCCACAAGGATATTCTGTTCACCGGCGATAGCGCTCATGCTGCAAAAGAAGCCGATATGGCCTACAAATTCGCTTCCCTGTTACAGCAGGAGGTGGAAAAATGCCTGGAAAATGACAGTCTGGAACAGGCAAAAAAATGGATCGGTACTGCGCAACAAATACCAGGTATGCCCATATTCTTCCAACATTTTTTTGAAGCGAAACAAATCGGTTACTTCGATAAAGCGGGGAAGGTTCCTGAGCTGATAGCGGCCGTCAATCTGTTTTTGCAGGAATTTCTGCCCATGTCTGTTCAGCAGGTAAGGGAGGAAAACCAAAAACGGTACGATGCTTTCATGCAGCCTTTTTTAACCGGCCAGTACGACAGCACCAAACAGGAAGAGTTTGATAAATTGAAGGAGTTCATGAAAAAAAGTTACGTAGAAGGCGTGGCGGATCGTTTTTTTGTATGTGCTTCTCATTTTTACAATGCGGTAAAGGACAAAGGCGAATTGAAACGTGCGCTACATTGGAGTACCATGGCCGCGGAACTGGTGCCGGAACAGGAAGCATACAGGCAGCTCCGGGAAAAAATGGCCACCAGATTAGAGGGTCGCACCCCGCATTAA